The Triticum aestivum cultivar Chinese Spring chromosome 3A, IWGSC CS RefSeq v2.1, whole genome shotgun sequence genome includes a region encoding these proteins:
- the LOC123061351 gene encoding uncharacterized protein, giving the protein MGPPQGRCFGAPWAWRIGEQSMPYIRRSLDAMDDQEGGWNGGAGLLFSLRFDPMRAGFDRALASFPVSALISRLLGWGKNSGQGRPQGAVMVAAAVALYAAALFVPDQQPRRRRLAASAAARPTSATRPRAVPAPDDGLRILSSNDEYLENVIHSVSIGAGDDEPVLVARVQTMPPDVAGATSAWETEHDRLEKEEVERFKQLWLSLVEREQRLELRLMDLDGLIEQEATVKELENRVGLAAVEARLLELKVLSLGEENERLKAQASELEAVRAQLGRAKEKLRALKERMQVEREESRSEAAALRDKVMELEKTGEKRERVLAAEAAELRRAKAALEEENRELARRLQDAEQVSTAVSLVHEDDMVDEASNLREANDRLTRQIEQLHSDHCAHVEELVYLKWVNACLRHDLRGGDHHPSSAQQHQDGVGSAMPSAMDLSKSMSYRSSEKAKELMLQYGSLGLDGYDPALFSPLNESTYGDGESHQRRVGDHDEPGRSPVVPSPAAAAPEHRAGHGKLKFLRNIKKLLASSRRSHGHDRKSKKAAPNHEHLEKAMRWLSSSSHDALGADSSYESTPLSSCDRTPLSSVTTVDLHARARAGEAPSAPRLEAETRLARSKSDNGASFGREATRYHALRPDRPAGPGTDGFHSPEKIRRYSDGLTSS; this is encoded by the exons ATGGGGCCTCCTCAAGGTCGCTGCTTCGGCGCCCCCTGGGCATGGCGAATTGGAGAGCAGAGCATGCCCTACATACGGCGCTCGCTTGACGCCATGGACGACCAGGAGGGAGGCTGGAATGGAGGAGCTGGCCTCTTATTCTCCCTCCGGTTTGATCCCATGAGGGCGGGCTTCGATCGTGCTCTGGCCAGCTTCCCTGTTTCCGCGCTGATTAGCCGCCTTCTTGGATGGGGCAAGAACAGTGGCCAAGGGAGGCCGCAGGGGGCCGTGATGGTCGCCGCCGCCGTTGCTCTTTACGCGGCTGCGCTCTTTGTTCCAGATCAGCAGCCTCGCCGGCGACGCCTGGCTGCTTCTGCTGCAGCTAGGCCAACTTCTG CAACCAGACCTCGTGCTGTGCCTGCGCCGGATGATGGCCTTAGAATTCTGTCGTCGAAT GATGAATATCTGGAGAACGTGATCCACAGCGTGTCGATCGGTGCCGGGGACGATGAGCCGGTTCTGGTGGCAAGAGTTCAGACCATGCCACCCGACGTGGCTGGAGCAACCTCTGCATGGGAAACGGAGCACGATAggctggagaaggaggaggtcgAGCGATTCAAGCAGCTGTGGCTGTCGCTCGTGGAGCGGGAGCAGAGGCTGGAGCTCCGGCTGATGGACCTCGACGGCCTTATAGAGCAGGAGGCCACCGTGAAAGAGCTCGAGAACCGCGTGGGCCTCGCCGCCGTGGAGGCGCGGCTCCTGGAGCTCAAGGTCTTGTCGCTGGGTGAGGAGAACGAGAGGCTCAAGGCCCAGGCGTCGGAGCTGGAGGCCGTCCGGGCCCAGCTGGGTCGCGCCAAGGAGAAGCTGCGGGCGCTCAAGGAGCGGATGCAGGTGGAGCGGGAGGAGTCTcggagcgaggcggcggcgctccgggACAAGGTGATGGAGCTGGAAAAGACCGGCgagaagagggagagggtgctggcggcggaggcggcggagctaCGGAGGGCCAAGGCCGCGCTGGAGGAGGAGAACAGGGAGCTTGCTCGGAGGTTGCAGGATGCAGAGCAGGTTTCCACCGCTGTTAGTCTGGTTCATGAG GACGACATGGTTGATGAGGCAAGCAACCTGAGGGAGGCGAACGATCGGCTGACGAGGCAGATCGAGCAGCTACACAGCGACCACTGCGCGCACGTCGAGGAGCTCGTCTACCTCAAGTGGGTCAACGCCTGCCTCCGCCATGACCTCCGTGGCGGCGACCACCACCCCTCGTCCGCCCAACAACATCAGGATGGGGTTGGCAGCGCCATGCCGTCGGCCATGGATCTGAGCAAGAGCATGAGCTACCGCTCCAGCGAGAAGGCCAAGGAGCTCATGCTCCAGTATGGCAGCCTCGGCCTCGACGGTTACGACCCCGCGCTCTTCTCGCCGCTCAACGAGTCGACATACGGCGACGGCGAAAGTCACCAGCGGCGCGTTGGAGATCACGACGAGCCAGGGCGGAGCCCGGTCGTGCCGTCGCCGGCCGCGGCCGCGCCCGAGCATCGGGCCGGGCATGGCAAGCTCAAGTTTCTGAGGAATATCAAGAAGCTGCTGgcgagcagcaggaggagccacggCCACGACCGCAAGAGCAAGAAGGCCGCGCCGAACCACGAGCATCTGGAGAAGGCGATGCGGTGGCTGTCCTCCAGCAGCCACGACGCGCTCGGCGCAGACAGCTCGTACGAGAGCACGCCGCTGTCGTCGTGCGACCGGACGCCGCTGAGCAGCGTGACGACAGTGGACTTGCACGCCCGTGCGCGCGCCGGGGAGGCACCCTCCGCGCCGAGGCTGGAGGCGGAGACTCGGCTGGCGAGGTCCAAGAGCGACAATGGCGCGTCCTTCGGGCGGGAGGCGACCAGGTACCACGCTCTCCGGCCGGACCGCCCGGCCGGTCCGGGGACAGACGGGTTCCACTCGCCGGAGAAGATTAGAAGGTACTCAGACGGGTTGACAAGCTCCTGA